From the Armatimonadota bacterium genome, the window ATGAAAACTGACCGCCTGCCTCAACCTGCTGCTAACTGCCTCGCTCGCCTGTACATCTATGGCTTGAGCAAACTGTCGATATGCGACGACAGTATGCACCGCCAGTACGGTGGTTGCACACAAAAAGATGCCGATAAACAGGCGTCTGCGTAGAGAGATGTGCTGAAGAATCCTCACCATTTCGTCTACCGGGGAGGGCGTTGCCGAGTGCCCTTGTGAGAATCGTCGGCATCGTTGAGGCGATAGTGTGCTGTCAGAAATACAGGTTTAACGCAGCTGTTTCAGCACGTTAGCAATGGCACGGGTGAAATCGGGGGTAGAACCACAGCAAGAGCCGATAATGTTTGCGCCTGCCTGCACGAACTGTGGTGTGAAGGCTGCCATTTCCTCTGGCTTCTGGGTATACACAGCCTTGCCTTCCACCAGCACGGGCATCCCCGCGTTGGGCTGAGCAATAAGGGGAACGGAAACGACGGAGCGCATCCGTGCAATCACCGGCACCATCTCCTGTGCACCGGTGCTGCAGTTGGCGCCGACGACCAGTGCGCCTTCCTCCACCAGAGTGGTGGCGGCTTGTTCCGGGGTGACGCCCATCATAGTGCGCTCGCCTGTGCCGAAGCTCATGCTGGCGATGACCTTCATCCTCTGTGCCTTCGCCGCACGCAGGGCGATAACAATCTCTTCCAGCGCCATGAAGGTTTCCAGGATCACGGTGTCTGCGCTGCCTTCTCGGAGTGCAGCTATCTGCTCGCTGAAGATTTCAAACGCCTGCTCCTCGCTTAAGTCGCCCAGAGGCTCCAGCAGTGCACCCGTGGGACCAACCGACGCCATGACCGCAGCAGTATCTCCTGCCACCTCCCGCGCCAGCTCCACCGCCCTGCGGTTAATCTCGGTCAGTTGTCTGTCCAGTCCGTGTGCTGCGAGGCGGATACGGTTGCCTCCGAAGGTGTTGGTAGTCAACAGGTTTGCGCCTGCCTCTAGATAGCCGCGATGCACCTGCTGCACCTTCTGTGGGTGCGTCAAGTTCCACGATTCGGGGCATTGGCCGGCTTCCAGTCCTAACGACTGTAGCATGGTGCCCATTGCCCCGTCGGAAACAAGCAGTCTGCCTGTAGAAACCTCGTGTAACCAGTCCATTCTTTTCTCCTCACAAGCGGTCTTCCAGCACTGCCTGGCAGATATCGATGCGGCTGATGATGCCAACCAATCTGCCGTCGGCGGTCACGGGCAGGCGTTTGACCTTCTTCTGAAGCATGATAGCAGCGGCTTCCAGCACGTCGGTGTTCTCGTCAACGGCGATGACGTTACTGGTCATTGCCTGTTTGACCGGCATGCCGCGTACCCGTGCGGCACGGGTAGGCAGGTCCTGCCACTCAGCGCGATAGCTTTCCTCCGTATGTGCTTCGTCGGGGTGGGGGAGAAGCTCCCGGATGATGTCATGTTCAGTGATGACGCCCAACAGGTGTCCTTCGTCGTCTACTACGGGCAAACCGCTTACCTGGTAGAGATCCATCTTGTCTACCGCATCGCGCAGAGTGTCCTCCGGCTGTACGGTGACCACATGAGTATGCATCAGTTCCAGCACTCGCATAACCGTCTCGCCTCACTCGAGCCTTGTTGGCACAGTATAATTTTCACCACCGGAGACGCTATCCCTGCTTGGGAGCGAAGGGATTCATCATCGTCTCCTCTAAACTACTGGTTGGAACATGCTCATCCCGAGATTAGGGGGTAGCAGGGTAGTGCCGTCAGCATTGCTGATACACGGAGGGTAGGTTGTAGATGTCGGAATTGCGATGGCATCCGTATCTGGAACAGTGGGTGATTACTGCCACACATCGCCAGGAGCGCACCTTCCTGCCTCCTAAGGAGTATTGCCCTCTCTGCCCTACCAGACCGGGCAGCATGGAGACAGAAGTGCCCTATCCTGATTACGAGATTGTGGTTTTCGAGAACCGTTTTCCTTCGCTTCAGCGCACCCCACCCGAGCCGGCAGTGGAGGGCACTGCGCTGACTCCTGTTGTGCCGTCACAGGGGGTATGTGAGGTGGTGCTGTACACCCCTCAACACGAGGGCGAAATGGCAGACCTCCCGATAGAGCAGATTGCGAAGCTGGTAGAGGTGTGGACTGACCGCTTTGAAGAACTGTCGGCATACCCGTTTGTGCAGTATGTGCTGATCTTCGAGAACAAGGGCAAGGAGATTGGGGTCACCATACCCCACCCACACGGGCAGATATACGCTTATCCGTTTTTGCCCCCGCTTATCGAGAAAGAGGTGTTGTCCGCTCGCAGGCATTACGAACAGCACGGCAAGTGCCTGTTCTGCGCGGTGATGGAGCAGGAAATGCGGGATGGGCGACGTCTGCTTACCCAAAATGAGCATTTTGTGGCGTTCGTGCCGTTCTTTGCACGGTTTCCGTACGAGGTGCATGTGATGTTATTGCGTCACGCGGGCACGCTGGCGGAGATGAGAAGGGAGGAACGCTGGGCGCTGGCGGAGATGCTCTCTACGGTGACGCGCACCCTGCGCAATTTGTGGGAGATGTCCATCCCGTATATTATGTTGCTTCATCAGTCGCCAGCCAGAGAAACGAACAGCCCCAGTTACCACTTCCACGTAGAGTTCTACCCCTTCAACCGCACGCGTGATAAGCTGAAATACCTTGCCGGTTCGGAGCAGGCTGGAACCTTTATTAACGATACTCTGGCGGAGGAGACGGCGGCAGCTTTAAGAGATGCTCTGGCGAGATTGTGAAAAAAGAAACGAAATCCGCAAAAAAAAGCTGTAACCTGAGGGCTTGTGCTGCGTCATTAAAAGTGACGGCAGCTCGATTGAGGGAAAAGCCCTCCCTTTTGCGGCAACAGATACTGCAGTCCGCAAACCGCCTGGACAGGCGGTTATTTTTTTAGGGTGGTGCTCTGTTGCAAGCATCTTTTGGGGGAGATGGCTTCAGCACTGCGTGCTTCGCAGTGACACGATAAACGTTGCCTAGTGTCATTGCGAGGGAGCGCAGCGACCGAATTAATCCCCACCGCATCTTTGTAGCAGAGCAACACCAAAAATTGAAAACCGATCCCCCTCTATAGGGGATCGGTTTCTGGTTTCGCCTCTGCGCAGATACCCTCTATACTCCTTCGTGTGCCCCAGCGGTTCCCTGCGGAGCGTACATCGCTGCCATTGCTTGCGTAATCTTGGCAAACTCCTGCCGCAGGTACTCTGGCTCCAGCACCTCGGCATCCGCTCCCCAGGAGAGGATCCACCACGAAATCTCTTTCGTGCCGTAGGTTTCTGCGATGCAAATCATGCTGCCGTCCGGCTGCATCTCCATCTTGTAGAAGCGTCTGCCGTGTGTGTCCTTCACGATGTGCGCCACGCGAGGCGAGAACTTAATCTTCACGATGACTTCATCCGTTTTGCCCCATACACCCCACGACCGCTCGAACCAGGTGTCGGGATCGAAGCGGGTGGGCTTGCGGAACTTCTGGGGCAGCATCTCCGCTTCACGGATACGAGACACGCGGAACAGCCGTACCTCGCCGTGTCGCTCGGAGAAGGCAAGCAGATACCAGTGGTGCTCACGGAAGGTAAGATGGAGCGGGTGGATGACGATTTCCTCTTCCTGGTTAGTGGATGCTGCCCAGTAGCGGATGCGCACCTTGCGCCGCAGGGCAAAGGCGTTCTGCAGTGTGAGCATGATGGTCTGGAAGGCGAAGTAGTTAGCGTAGGTGTCGGTGTCGATGCTCACATGCTGCTTCAGCCTTTCTACCTCGCGCTGGGTGGCGGCGTCCAGCATCGAGCGGATTTTGTTCATCGCACTCTGCAGGTCCTTAGCGAAGATGCTTCCCTGCATGATAGCCGGGTTGGACGATGCAATCTCCAGCGCTAGCGCCTCCTGCGGTGTGAACCGAATTGGTTCCAGCGATGTCTGGGGCTCCAGAACGTACTGCCGTTGCCTGCGACTGTAGCGTTTTGCCAGCAGGTCGTTGTTCTCCAGCAACCGTAGATAGCGATATACCGTACGTTCAGATACCCCCAGCTTTTCCGCCAGGTGTTTCGGCGTCAGGTCCTCTTGCTTGTGAATCTCCTTCATGAGCGTCAGCAGACGCTCGGTCTTGGGACGTCTGGCTTGAAAGCCGTACACGTTTGCCTCGGGCATGTCGCAATCCTCCATGTTTGGTTTTGACCGCCATAGGCGCATATATAACGGTTTGACGGTTAACCTTGTCGTTTCTATCTTATAGCATACACTGTGTAAAAGTCAAGCACTTCATCTAACAAACCGAATCTCTTTCAAAAAGATATTTCCTACAACAAAACGATTCTGCTTGCTTATCCCCCGCTCATCGGTGGGAGCAGGGCTACCTCATCCCCTTCATGCAACAGTGTATCCGGCGAAGCGTACTCCATATTGACGGCGATTCGGGTAACCCCCAACCACTGCGAGAGTTCGGGATGACGCTCGCAAAGGATGTTCAACAGGTGCTTAACGGTAGAGGGGCTGGGGAGCACGACCTGTTCCTGTTCCCCTGCCTGATCCTTCAGATGACCGAAGAACAACACGTGTATCCTCATGAGCCGTTTAGCAGCTCCTTCAACCGACGCAAGTTCTCGGGATGCATCTTTTCTGCGTCCGGTGTTTCTAGAATAACCGGCACATGCATCAACCTGGGTTCCTGTAACAAGATACGAAAGGTTTCCCTTCCAAGTTCCCCATCACCAATATGTTCGTGGCGGTCAACGCGGCTCCCCAGGGGTTTCTTTGCGTCATTGACGTGGATGACTTTTAGCCGGTCAAGACCAATGACCCTGTCGAACTCGTCCAGCGTAGCGGACAGCGCATCTGGGGTGCGGATGTCGTACCCCGCCACAAACACGTGACAGGTATCGAAACATACTCCAACGCGCTCTGAGCCTCCTGCCATGTCGATGATGCGGGCAAGGTGTTCGAAGCGATAGCCCAGATTGGTTCCTTGTCCGGCAGTGGTTTCCAGCGCGATACCTGCTTTCATGCCCTCGGTTTGCCGTAGCAGGTGACGCACGCTTTCGCCCAGCACCACCAATCCTTCTTCCTCGGATGAGTCGAGATAGGCTCCCATGTGTGTCACCACCCACGGGATGCCCAGCGCTTCTGCCCTTTGCAGTTCATCCAGAAAGGCTTCACGGCTGCGCTGCAGGATATCTTCGTTTGGCGCGGCGAGGTTAATCAGATACGAATCGTGCGAGATGATGGTATGGATACCTGTCTCCTCGCGGGCTCTGGCAAAAGCGATGATGTCTTCCTCTGAAAGGGGGCGCGTACGCCACTGACGCGGGCTGGCGGTGAACAGCTGAACAGCAGTGCATCCGATTTCATGCCCGGACGTGATCGCTTTGTGTAGCCCGCCGGTAGTGGGCATGTGTGCGCCGATCTGTCGTGTGTTGTGTGGCATCAGTGACCCTAACTCCTCCGAATCAAAGGGATGTGTCTCAGAAGCGTATGGTCGGCCATGCTATGGATACTGCATTGTGCTGCCAGCGCCTGTGCGATGCTGCGGAACGCCTTCGCCTGT encodes:
- a CDS encoding galactose-1-phosphate uridylyltransferase is translated as MSELRWHPYLEQWVITATHRQERTFLPPKEYCPLCPTRPGSMETEVPYPDYEIVVFENRFPSLQRTPPEPAVEGTALTPVVPSQGVCEVVLYTPQHEGEMADLPIEQIAKLVEVWTDRFEELSAYPFVQYVLIFENKGKEIGVTIPHPHGQIYAYPFLPPLIEKEVLSARRHYEQHGKCLFCAVMEQEMRDGRRLLTQNEHFVAFVPFFARFPYEVHVMLLRHAGTLAEMRREERWALAEMLSTVTRTLRNLWEMSIPYIMLLHQSPARETNSPSYHFHVEFYPFNRTRDKLKYLAGSEQAGTFINDTLAEETAAALRDALARL
- a CDS encoding DNA-binding protein codes for the protein MPEANVYGFQARRPKTERLLTLMKEIHKQEDLTPKHLAEKLGVSERTVYRYLRLLENNDLLAKRYSRRQRQYVLEPQTSLEPIRFTPQEALALEIASSNPAIMQGSIFAKDLQSAMNKIRSMLDAATQREVERLKQHVSIDTDTYANYFAFQTIMLTLQNAFALRRKVRIRYWAASTNQEEEIVIHPLHLTFREHHWYLLAFSERHGEVRLFRVSRIREAEMLPQKFRKPTRFDPDTWFERSWGVWGKTDEVIVKIKFSPRVAHIVKDTHGRRFYKMEMQPDGSMICIAETYGTKEISWWILSWGADAEVLEPEYLRQEFAKITQAMAAMYAPQGTAGAHEGV
- the moaD gene encoding molybdopterin synthase sulfur carrier subunit, translated to MRIHVLFFGHLKDQAGEQEQVVLPSPSTVKHLLNILCERHPELSQWLGVTRIAVNMEYASPDTLLHEGDEVALLPPMSGG
- the nfo gene encoding putative endonuclease 4, with the translated sequence MPHNTRQIGAHMPTTGGLHKAITSGHEIGCTAVQLFTASPRQWRTRPLSEEDIIAFARAREETGIHTIISHDSYLINLAAPNEDILQRSREAFLDELQRAEALGIPWVVTHMGAYLDSSEEEGLVVLGESVRHLLRQTEGMKAGIALETTAGQGTNLGYRFEHLARIIDMAGGSERVGVCFDTCHVFVAGYDIRTPDALSATLDEFDRVIGLDRLKVIHVNDAKKPLGSRVDRHEHIGDGELGRETFRILLQEPRLMHVPVILETPDAEKMHPENLRRLKELLNGS